A single Chloracidobacterium sp. DNA region contains:
- a CDS encoding PBP1A family penicillin-binding protein produces the protein MFFNGWTLSITLIVLLVSFLTLTYFWFEFSDRIDQKLLSGDVFTQSAGIYSAPKTLRIDEASSAEFLINYLKSAGYIERSDRADKARSRYWLENDILNIEPGNTGTIDGQKVFPALAVKFKKDGKSVASIVEKDNGAELKESRLEPKLLSSIAAEGDGRRKSVSFNDLPPHLIKAITVTEDRSFFEHYGVNLRGIARALWRRYDPDENSRLNNQGGSSITQQLVKNMLLTNEVTLTRKLTEAYMSVILETRLSKQEIFTLYANQIYLGQQSGVSIYGVGEAANAYFGKDVTQLSLPEAAFIAGIIRSPNRYNPYKNLAKVTERRNQVLESMLEAGEVSQQQFAESKQAVIELRQISNTKDLQGMPYFSQYAIEELPKIVSDPEALQHLRVYTSIDPDLQRVAYETVSKRLEALDKRFPKKPKGSLNAALVAIRPKTGEIVAMVGGRNYLENQFNRATDAMRQPGSVFKPFVYAAAINSAYDSGSRIFTAASIFKDEKKTFTFNQDTYSPGNYGDVFSNKETTLRDALVKSKNVITVDLAMQLNIGKVMNFAAKAGFPKVEKAYPSMALGTAEATPLQVATAYTMFANLGDRVLPMPIKQITAGDGRTISLQSPDKKTVVRPDVAYVMDDIMKDVINRGTAASAQAWGFRNVAGKTAFAGKTGTSRDGWFAGFTPELVCVVYVGFDNGDDLGMKGSDSAMPIWADFMQQSLNIHPEWNGDWAMPGGIKRAEIDIRNGTLIRELDANDPAVGGKTPTPTPTPTPKPAVDPNAEIYDDPLPPEPKEVFVTDVPAEFRRVELFLLGTLPNRNMVQTVDESLLPDSEQRPTPSPTPLSSTWQDGAEPPTGPVEKNESKSGSQGRSKGTFTVLICPLTGMRATINCPVKETRTFSEETQPKEFCTFHR, from the coding sequence TTGTTTTTCAATGGGTGGACGCTCTCTATCACCCTGATCGTACTATTAGTGTCGTTCCTGACGCTGACATATTTCTGGTTCGAATTTTCTGACCGGATCGATCAAAAGCTCCTAAGCGGGGACGTTTTCACTCAGTCCGCCGGCATTTACTCAGCTCCAAAGACACTCAGGATCGATGAGGCGTCGTCAGCGGAATTCTTGATCAATTACCTCAAATCCGCGGGTTACATTGAGCGAAGTGACCGGGCCGACAAGGCTCGCAGCCGTTACTGGCTCGAAAACGACATACTCAATATCGAACCGGGCAACACAGGCACGATCGACGGGCAAAAGGTATTTCCGGCGTTGGCCGTAAAGTTTAAGAAAGACGGGAAGTCGGTCGCGTCGATCGTTGAAAAAGATAACGGTGCGGAGCTTAAGGAGTCGAGACTCGAGCCAAAATTACTAAGTTCGATCGCAGCTGAGGGCGATGGCCGCCGCAAGAGCGTTAGCTTCAATGACCTTCCGCCGCATCTGATCAAGGCGATCACGGTTACTGAGGACCGTTCGTTTTTTGAGCATTACGGAGTCAATCTGCGGGGCATCGCCCGGGCACTCTGGCGCCGTTACGACCCGGACGAAAACTCAAGGCTTAATAACCAAGGCGGATCGTCGATCACGCAGCAATTAGTTAAGAATATGCTGCTAACCAATGAGGTAACTCTCACGCGTAAGCTGACCGAGGCTTATATGTCGGTCATTCTCGAAACCCGTTTGTCGAAGCAGGAGATCTTTACACTTTACGCCAATCAGATCTATTTGGGTCAGCAGTCGGGTGTCTCGATCTACGGAGTCGGCGAGGCGGCGAATGCCTATTTCGGCAAGGATGTCACCCAGCTTTCGTTACCCGAAGCCGCTTTTATCGCGGGTATCATCCGCAGTCCAAACCGTTACAATCCGTATAAGAATCTAGCTAAGGTCACGGAACGCCGAAACCAGGTCCTCGAATCGATGTTGGAGGCGGGCGAGGTCTCGCAACAACAGTTTGCCGAATCGAAGCAAGCCGTCATCGAGCTCAGACAGATATCCAACACGAAAGATCTGCAAGGAATGCCGTATTTTTCGCAGTACGCCATCGAAGAATTGCCAAAGATCGTTAGCGATCCTGAAGCATTGCAGCATCTACGCGTTTACACCTCGATCGACCCTGATCTTCAGCGTGTTGCCTATGAAACGGTCAGCAAACGACTCGAAGCATTGGACAAGCGGTTCCCCAAAAAGCCAAAAGGCAGTCTAAATGCCGCTCTCGTTGCGATCCGGCCGAAAACAGGCGAGATCGTTGCGATGGTCGGAGGTCGCAATTACCTCGAAAATCAGTTTAACCGAGCCACCGATGCGATGCGTCAGCCCGGTTCGGTCTTTAAGCCATTTGTATATGCCGCCGCCATCAATTCGGCATACGACTCGGGCTCGAGGATCTTTACGGCCGCAAGTATCTTCAAGGACGAGAAAAAGACATTTACCTTCAATCAGGATACATACTCACCCGGAAATTACGGCGATGTCTTTTCGAACAAGGAGACAACGCTTCGCGACGCTCTCGTCAAGAGCAAGAACGTCATCACCGTCGATCTGGCAATGCAGTTGAATATCGGAAAAGTAATGAATTTTGCGGCAAAGGCGGGTTTCCCAAAGGTTGAAAAAGCCTATCCATCGATGGCTCTTGGCACTGCCGAGGCGACGCCGTTGCAGGTCGCGACCGCGTACACGATGTTTGCAAATCTGGGCGACAGGGTTTTGCCTATGCCGATCAAGCAGATAACCGCCGGCGATGGCCGAACTATTTCGTTGCAATCACCTGACAAAAAGACCGTTGTGCGGCCCGATGTTGCCTATGTGATGGACGACATAATGAAAGACGTCATAAATCGCGGTACCGCTGCCTCGGCCCAAGCTTGGGGTTTTCGCAATGTTGCCGGTAAAACGGCGTTTGCCGGCAAAACCGGCACATCACGCGACGGATGGTTTGCCGGATTTACGCCGGAGCTCGTCTGCGTCGTCTACGTTGGGTTTGATAACGGAGACGACCTAGGGATGAAGGGCTCAGATTCCGCAATGCCGATCTGGGCGGACTTTATGCAGCAATCTCTCAATATCCATCCCGAGTGGAATGGCGACTGGGCAATGCCCGGTGGTATCAAGCGGGCCGAGATCGATATACGCAACGGCACATTGATCCGCGAACTCGACGCCAATGATCCTGCCGTGGGAGGTAAAACGCCGACCCCGACACCCACACCCACACCAAAGCCGGCGGTGGACCCGAATGCCGAGATCTACGACGACCCATTGCCGCCGGAGCCGAAAGAGGTGTTCGTCACGGATGTTCCCGCAGAGTTTCGGCGAGTGGAACTATTTTTACTCGGTACCCTGCCAAATCGTAATATGGTGCAGACGGTGGATGAAAGTTTGCTGCCTGACTCCGAGCAACGCCCGACGCCGAGCCCAACACCGCTCTCTAGCACTTGGCAGGACGGAGCCGAGCCACCTACTGGTCCGGTCGAAAAGAATGAAAGCAAATCAGGATCACAGGGGCGGTCGAAAGGTACATTTACCGTATTGATCTGCCCGCTGACTGGTATGCGTGCAACCATCAATTGTCCGGTCAAAGAGACTCGCACATTTTCAGAAGAAACCCAGCCAAAAGAATTCTGTACATTTCACCGTTGA